From the genome of Geoglobus ahangari, one region includes:
- a CDS encoding nucleotidyltransferase domain-containing protein: protein MGFLKKVYERRRRYFENLEEYLKNVKEVVQSDAPESEIYIFGSVVRGDYSIGLSDIDVAIVSDRFSDREKKLEKFGKLTKEFFDSPFEFHVLTREQWEYYRKFVREFRKV from the coding sequence ATGGGGTTCCTGAAAAAGGTATACGAGAGGAGAAGGAGGTATTTTGAGAATCTTGAGGAGTATCTAAAAAACGTGAAGGAAGTTGTTCAGAGTGATGCTCCGGAGTCTGAAATCTACATCTTCGGTTCTGTGGTCAGAGGAGACTACTCGATTGGCTTATCTGACATCGACGTTGCAATCGTTTCTGACAGATTCTCAGACAGGGAAAAGAAGCTGGAGAAGTTTGGAAAGCTCACTAAGGAGTTCTTTGATTCCCCCTTCGAGTTTCACGTGCTCACAAGGGAGCAGTGGGAATATTACAGAAAGTTCGTGAGAGAGTTCAGAAAGGTCTGA
- a CDS encoding sulfurtransferase TusA family protein, which produces MRRVDLRGEVCPFTFVRTKVAMEDMEPGEVFEIITDHEPAVRDLPRSLEAEGHEVISVEEAGEQEWRIVVRKKAD; this is translated from the coding sequence ATGAGGCGGGTTGATCTCAGGGGAGAGGTCTGTCCGTTTACCTTCGTCAGGACGAAGGTCGCAATGGAGGACATGGAGCCCGGAGAGGTCTTTGAGATAATAACTGACCACGAGCCTGCGGTCAGAGACCTGCCAAGGAGCCTCGAGGCTGAGGGACATGAGGTAATAAGCGTGGAAGAGGCTGGAGAGCAGGAGTGGAGGATAGTGGTCAGGAAAAAGGCTGATTAG
- the ilvD gene encoding dihydroxy-acid dehydratase has product MRSDIVKKGVDRVAHRALLRALGLTDDDFDKPFIGIANAYNTVVPGHMALNRITEYVKQGIIAAGGVPFEFGIIGVCDGIAMGHVGMSYALPSREVIADSIEVMVEAHQFDGLVVVGSCDKIVPGMLMAMIRLNIPAIAVTGGPMIAERVFGEKVTIKDAFEAAGLYKAGQLDDEGLKLYENFCAPSCGSCQGLYTANTMQILTETLGLSLPYTSTSPCGSSRKLRIAKEAGKRVVELVRQNIKPLDIVTEKSFENAVTMDMMIGGSTNTVLHLPAIAREAGIELSLDVFDEISRKTPHLVKLDPASKDVVVDLDESGGVPMIFRKAKQYFHNELTVSGLRIHEIAELAVRRGVDIIKEPENPYSSEGGIAILKGNIAEKGAVVKAAAVEEDMRVFEGEARVFDSEKLALDAILAGEIQEGQVVVIRYMGPKAAGMPEMLLPTAAIAGMGLQRVALITDGRFSGATRGPAIGHISPEALAGGNIALIEDGDVIEINIPERKLNVRLSDDELAERREKWKPREIRHKGYLAKYSKLVSGADEGAVLK; this is encoded by the coding sequence ATGCGAAGCGACATAGTCAAGAAGGGTGTTGATAGGGTAGCTCACAGGGCCCTTTTAAGGGCTTTAGGCCTGACTGATGACGATTTTGACAAGCCCTTCATCGGGATAGCAAACGCATATAACACAGTCGTTCCCGGACACATGGCCCTGAACAGGATAACCGAGTACGTGAAGCAAGGCATAATTGCCGCAGGCGGAGTTCCGTTCGAGTTCGGGATTATTGGAGTCTGCGATGGCATAGCCATGGGACATGTGGGGATGAGCTATGCCCTACCTTCAAGGGAGGTTATTGCAGATTCCATAGAGGTCATGGTCGAGGCTCACCAGTTTGACGGTCTTGTTGTTGTGGGCAGCTGCGACAAGATCGTTCCGGGAATGCTCATGGCCATGATCAGGCTCAACATTCCAGCCATAGCCGTCACGGGAGGCCCGATGATTGCCGAGAGGGTTTTCGGGGAGAAGGTTACGATAAAGGACGCTTTTGAGGCCGCAGGACTCTATAAAGCCGGACAGCTTGACGACGAGGGGCTGAAGCTTTACGAGAACTTCTGTGCACCCTCCTGCGGGAGCTGTCAGGGGCTTTACACTGCCAACACGATGCAGATCCTCACAGAAACGCTTGGCCTGAGCCTGCCATACACCTCCACATCACCATGCGGCTCATCGAGAAAGCTAAGAATAGCCAAAGAGGCAGGTAAAAGGGTTGTTGAGCTGGTCAGGCAGAACATAAAGCCACTGGACATTGTTACAGAGAAAAGCTTCGAGAACGCCGTGACCATGGACATGATGATTGGCGGTTCGACAAACACTGTGCTGCATCTGCCCGCCATTGCAAGAGAGGCCGGGATAGAGCTCAGCCTCGACGTGTTCGATGAGATAAGCAGGAAAACCCCTCACCTGGTCAAGCTTGACCCGGCGAGCAAGGATGTTGTTGTCGATCTGGACGAGAGCGGAGGCGTGCCAATGATCTTCAGAAAGGCCAAGCAGTACTTCCACAACGAGCTGACGGTAAGCGGGCTGAGGATCCACGAGATCGCCGAGCTTGCTGTTAGGAGAGGGGTGGACATAATAAAAGAGCCCGAGAACCCGTACAGCAGTGAGGGAGGAATAGCGATTCTGAAGGGCAACATAGCCGAAAAAGGGGCGGTTGTGAAGGCCGCTGCTGTTGAGGAGGACATGAGAGTCTTTGAAGGAGAGGCAAGGGTCTTCGATTCTGAAAAGCTCGCTCTCGATGCGATTCTGGCAGGAGAGATTCAAGAGGGACAGGTTGTCGTGATAAGGTACATGGGCCCGAAGGCTGCAGGAATGCCGGAGATGCTCCTGCCTACAGCAGCAATAGCGGGAATGGGGCTGCAGAGAGTTGCCCTGATAACTGACGGCAGATTCAGCGGAGCCACAAGAGGCCCGGCAATAGGCCACATCTCCCCTGAAGCATTGGCAGGCGGAAACATCGCCCTCATAGAGGATGGGGATGTAATCGAGATAAACATCCCGGAAAGGAAGCTGAACGTCAGGCTGAGCGATGACGAGCTTGCGGAGAGGAGAGAGAAGTGGAAGCCGAGGGAGATCAGGCATAAGGGATACCTCGCGAAATACTCAAAGCTCGTGAGCGGGGCTGATGAGGGAGCTGTGCTCAAATAA
- a CDS encoding TatD family hydrolase, with the protein MTAIDTHIHSEGRSVEDLKFMAENGIKIAITCAFYPIRPSFPETLIDLARKLTEFEPERGEKAGMEIYSAVGIHPRCIPPRWDKVLGFIESYSGYVAIGEIGLEDGSDEEKEVLKAQLQLAKKLDVPAIIHTPRKNKDAILKKTLEILDAVSFPEELALIDHNSVETVKVVLEKRYWAGITVQPGKLTVDEAVKIIEEFGDERLIANSDTGFSESDMLAVKKLYDACGNERVVRRNAEKFFKI; encoded by the coding sequence ATGACAGCCATAGACACCCACATCCACTCCGAGGGGAGGAGTGTTGAGGATCTGAAGTTCATGGCCGAGAATGGGATAAAGATTGCAATAACCTGCGCATTCTACCCGATAAGGCCAAGCTTTCCCGAAACCCTGATTGACCTCGCGAGAAAGCTTACAGAGTTCGAGCCAGAGAGGGGAGAGAAAGCTGGAATGGAGATTTATTCCGCGGTGGGAATTCATCCGAGGTGCATCCCGCCGAGATGGGATAAAGTCCTCGGGTTCATCGAGAGCTACTCCGGATACGTGGCCATTGGGGAGATTGGGCTCGAGGATGGTAGCGATGAGGAAAAGGAGGTTCTGAAAGCCCAGCTACAGCTTGCAAAGAAGCTCGACGTCCCGGCGATAATCCACACCCCCAGAAAGAATAAAGATGCGATTCTCAAAAAGACCCTCGAAATCCTTGATGCCGTATCATTCCCGGAAGAGCTTGCCCTGATAGACCACAACTCCGTCGAGACGGTGAAGGTCGTGCTTGAAAAGAGATACTGGGCCGGGATAACCGTGCAGCCCGGGAAGCTCACCGTCGATGAGGCTGTAAAGATAATCGAGGAGTTTGGGGACGAGAGGCTGATTGCAAACAGCGACACGGGCTTCAGCGAGTCGGACATGCTTGCGGTGAAAAAGCTGTACGATGCCTGTGGAAACGAGAGGGTTGTGAGGAGGAACGCAGAGAAGTTTTTTAAAATCTGA
- the thrC gene encoding threonine synthase, with the protein MKVAGLKCRICGKEFPPEPIYTCDNCFGPLEVQYDWEWIKEHVSRDKIEKGPKSLWRYRDFLPIDACEPVDLGAGYTRFIKADNLGEVLGLKNLFLIDDSVNPTYSFKDRVVSVAVTKAKEFRMKAVGCASTGNLAGSLAAHAAKAKLPAYIFVPKGIEKNKITQALVHGANVIEVDGTYDDANRIATEVAEEHPDWGFVNINLRPYYAEGSKTLAYEAAERLGWTLPDQVVVPMASGALLCAIYRGFRDLERTGLVEDKEVVFNGSQPYGLPISKAVKYGTSVEPVRRMDTIVHSLAIGNPADGIFAKEIIEKTDGFAEDPKDDETVEALKLLAKTEGIFTELAGGVTIAGLRRLVEEGRIDRSDVVVAYLTGNGLKTAEAVVSNLNDTIKIRPRLEEFEEVVA; encoded by the coding sequence ATGAAGGTTGCAGGGTTGAAGTGCAGGATATGTGGTAAGGAGTTTCCGCCCGAGCCCATATACACGTGCGATAACTGTTTCGGTCCACTTGAGGTTCAGTACGACTGGGAGTGGATAAAGGAGCACGTAAGCAGGGACAAGATAGAGAAGGGGCCAAAGTCCCTGTGGAGGTACAGGGACTTTCTGCCCATAGACGCATGCGAGCCGGTGGATCTTGGGGCAGGCTACACGAGATTCATAAAGGCAGACAACCTCGGAGAGGTTTTGGGGCTCAAGAACCTGTTCCTGATCGACGATTCCGTGAATCCGACGTACTCGTTCAAGGACAGGGTCGTGAGCGTTGCAGTTACAAAGGCGAAGGAGTTCAGGATGAAGGCCGTTGGATGCGCTTCTACAGGAAATCTGGCAGGAAGCCTCGCTGCACACGCAGCCAAGGCAAAACTCCCGGCCTACATCTTCGTCCCCAAGGGGATTGAGAAGAACAAGATCACTCAGGCTCTTGTCCACGGAGCCAACGTGATTGAGGTGGATGGAACATACGACGACGCAAACAGGATCGCGACAGAGGTTGCGGAGGAGCATCCCGACTGGGGATTCGTGAACATAAACCTCAGGCCATACTACGCCGAGGGGAGCAAGACCCTCGCCTATGAGGCTGCAGAGAGGCTTGGATGGACTCTGCCCGATCAGGTGGTGGTTCCCATGGCTTCCGGTGCGCTCCTCTGCGCGATATACAGGGGATTCAGGGATCTGGAGAGGACGGGGCTCGTGGAGGATAAAGAGGTCGTCTTCAACGGCTCTCAACCGTACGGCCTGCCAATCTCCAAGGCGGTGAAGTACGGCACTTCCGTCGAGCCGGTCAGAAGGATGGACACTATAGTCCACAGCCTCGCCATCGGAAATCCAGCTGACGGAATATTCGCCAAGGAAATCATCGAGAAGACAGACGGGTTTGCCGAAGATCCGAAAGATGATGAGACAGTTGAGGCACTGAAGCTCCTTGCGAAGACAGAGGGCATATTCACCGAGCTCGCTGGCGGAGTGACAATAGCGGGGCTCAGGAGGCTCGTGGAGGAGGGCAGAATTGACAGAAGCGACGTTGTGGTCGCGTACCTCACAGGAAATGGTCTCAAGACTGCTGAAGCCGTAGTAAGCAATCTGAACGACACAATCAAAATAAGGCCAAGGCTCGAGGAGTTTGAGGAGGTGGTCGCTTGA
- a CDS encoding AAA family ATPase: MEYRQRGRLQNFDLILPNIEFRLNIITAEGNRLNFHIIFSDTVDVEDIEDFLNRVKLILSEPGSSSFQGVGCSQRGLIRVGRVYANNENLPEEEALKIGFRQAVVDFAQLLNELENTPGLGGKYLIMIGEDTHGGLSEIPYDQAGHLRTEFYRKCHVIGSSNESTIKFWLGKSEKISIDELIDRFGGCKPCIRGSDAHSFDRLCKPTNNLFTWIKADPTFEGLKQIIYEPEERVRIHEDNPEPRKSIYTLSSIKISNSKISDELEIEEQQIPLNPNLVAVIGGKGSGKTALLDLIANCFEDRCKRNDDKREDKNSFVQRIEDQKPDLTVEISFIGEDVENFSKQLTEEVFFPHSKITYLPQGKIEEYSGDRIKLHEKIKEIIFSNKDVEESGYKEEFEKLSEGIKTIEKEIRDVNSEIHNLEEETRSEIISELEGKKSLKEGELKDKEAKLQELLKKIGDSKEKVEELKKEEDSLRSKHSQLEIMKNTLTSLQNKINELLEINSRINEINSDLTKLDIPVNILP; the protein is encoded by the coding sequence TTGGAATACAGGCAAAGAGGTCGATTGCAGAATTTTGATTTAATACTACCGAACATCGAATTTAGATTGAATATAATAACAGCCGAAGGAAATAGACTAAATTTCCATATAATTTTTTCAGATACTGTTGATGTTGAAGATATCGAGGACTTCTTGAATAGAGTTAAACTAATACTTAGCGAGCCTGGGTCAAGTAGTTTTCAAGGTGTAGGTTGTTCGCAGCGAGGTTTGATAAGGGTCGGTAGAGTTTATGCAAATAACGAAAACCTTCCAGAAGAGGAGGCACTAAAAATAGGATTTAGGCAAGCTGTCGTCGATTTTGCACAACTGTTAAATGAGCTAGAAAACACCCCTGGTCTAGGTGGAAAATATTTAATTATGATCGGGGAAGACACTCACGGTGGCCTGAGTGAAATACCATACGACCAAGCTGGACATCTGAGAACTGAATTTTATCGCAAGTGTCATGTTATAGGGTCTTCTAATGAGAGCACTATTAAATTCTGGCTAGGCAAATCAGAAAAAATAAGTATAGATGAACTAATAGATCGTTTTGGAGGGTGTAAACCTTGCATAAGAGGGTCTGATGCACATTCTTTTGACAGACTATGTAAACCAACTAACAATTTATTCACATGGATAAAAGCTGATCCAACCTTTGAAGGTTTAAAACAAATAATCTACGAGCCAGAAGAGAGAGTAAGAATTCACGAGGACAACCCAGAACCCCGAAAAAGTATCTACACTTTATCATCTATAAAAATTTCAAATTCTAAAATAAGCGATGAACTGGAAATTGAAGAGCAGCAAATTCCACTAAATCCCAATTTAGTTGCAGTTATTGGCGGTAAGGGGAGTGGAAAAACAGCTTTGCTTGATTTGATAGCTAATTGCTTTGAGGACAGATGTAAAAGAAATGACGATAAAAGAGAGGATAAAAATTCTTTTGTTCAAAGAATAGAAGACCAAAAACCAGATTTGACAGTTGAAATATCTTTTATTGGGGAGGATGTAGAAAACTTCTCTAAACAACTCACAGAAGAAGTATTCTTCCCTCATTCAAAAATAACATACTTGCCTCAGGGAAAAATTGAAGAGTATAGTGGTGACAGAATAAAACTACATGAAAAAATAAAAGAAATAATTTTCAGCAATAAGGATGTAGAAGAGTCTGGATACAAAGAAGAATTTGAAAAACTCTCAGAAGGTATAAAAACAATCGAAAAAGAGATTAGAGACGTCAACTCTGAGATACACAACTTAGAAGAAGAGACTAGGTCTGAGATAATAAGTGAACTCGAAGGTAAAAAGAGTCTCAAAGAGGGAGAGCTAAAGGATAAAGAAGCCAAGCTACAAGAACTATTAAAAAAGATTGGAGATTCCAAAGAAAAAGTTGAAGAACTTAAGAAAGAGGAGGATAGCTTAAGATCGAAACATTCACAACTAGAGATAATGAAAAATACCTTGACAAGTCTTCAAAATAAAATAAATGAACTTCTAGAGATAAACTCTAGAATCAACGAGATAAATTCTGACCTCACAAAACTTGACATCCCAGTAAATATACTCCCATAA
- a CDS encoding phosphoribosyltransferase, whose translation MEAFPDKFKCVVTNWEYMDGLCRRVAEQIKEDGFEPEIIVALARGGWFAGRVLCDLLGLDDLTSLKIEHYVGTAKQSGEVKIKYPLPEDSVRGKKVLIVDDIADTGKSLMRAKEHVEENGASEVKTATLQLLYTSRFTPDYFGEYMEEWAWVIFPWNFVEDMVELITRLLSKDKEKLWGEWDIKWGLHEYHQIDPIYLEIAQPRRFFEVMDEMERRGIVERVVKDEKTFWRLKA comes from the coding sequence GTGGAAGCTTTTCCTGACAAGTTCAAGTGCGTTGTGACAAACTGGGAGTACATGGACGGGCTCTGCAGGAGGGTGGCAGAGCAGATAAAGGAGGACGGTTTTGAGCCCGAGATTATTGTCGCGCTCGCGAGGGGTGGCTGGTTTGCCGGCAGGGTTCTGTGCGACCTGCTTGGACTTGACGACCTCACCAGCCTCAAGATAGAGCACTACGTGGGAACGGCAAAGCAGAGCGGGGAGGTGAAGATAAAGTACCCTCTGCCCGAGGACAGTGTAAGGGGCAAGAAGGTGCTGATAGTCGACGATATAGCCGACACGGGCAAGAGCCTGATGCGGGCCAAGGAGCATGTTGAGGAGAACGGGGCAAGCGAGGTCAAGACCGCCACTCTTCAGCTCCTCTACACGTCCCGATTCACCCCCGACTACTTCGGCGAGTACATGGAGGAGTGGGCGTGGGTGATATTCCCATGGAACTTCGTCGAGGACATGGTCGAGCTGATCACCCGCCTCCTCTCCAAGGACAAGGAGAAGCTCTGGGGTGAGTGGGACATAAAGTGGGGTCTGCACGAGTACCACCAGATTGACCCGATTTACCTGGAGATTGCACAGCCGAGGAGGTTCTTCGAGGTAATGGACGAGATGGAGAGGAGAGGAATAGTCGAGAGGGTTGTGAAGGACGAGAAGACGTTCTGGAGGCTGAAGGCATGA
- a CDS encoding HNH endonuclease — MFDLFGNTGRGARKPKISKTEWEAIKKLHGNKCVVCGRSEKSVGVLEKAHIKARSRGGTQVIPMCPTCHRKYDAGKMTASELKKIGISPRNYGKVRPRKIRKKILLASKFQTCWEAVGRKSAIKEEKKTNLDSIYSDAM, encoded by the coding sequence ATGTTTGATTTATTCGGAAATACAGGTAGAGGAGCGAGAAAACCGAAGATAAGCAAAACAGAGTGGGAGGCAATAAAAAAGCTGCACGGAAACAAGTGTGTTGTGTGTGGTAGGAGTGAGAAAAGTGTTGGGGTGCTGGAAAAAGCACATATAAAAGCTCGCTCTAGAGGTGGGACTCAAGTTATCCCAATGTGCCCGACATGTCATAGGAAGTACGATGCTGGTAAGATGACTGCGTCAGAACTAAAAAAGATTGGTATCAGTCCTAGGAATTACGGAAAGGTGAGACCAAGAAAAATAAGAAAAAAGATCCTTTTAGCGTCGAAGTTCCAGACCTGCTGGGAAGCGGTGGGAAGAAAAAGCGCAATAAAAGAAGAAAAAAAGACGAATTTGGATTCGATTTATTCTGATGCAATGTGA
- a CDS encoding HesA/MoeB/ThiF family protein, with protein MNDEQIKRYARQIIMPEIGVSGQRKLLESSVLVVGAGGLGSPAIQYLAGAGVGRIGISDGDVVDISNLQRQTIHAGNLGKNKAESAREFVERLNPDVEVEVYPFHISPENAREIVRGYDVVLDCTDNFTARFLLNDACVIEGVPLVHAAVLRFEGEIMTIVPKESACYRCVFSHAPPPGSVPTCQEAGVVGATVGVLGTLQAMEAIKLIVGAGEVLTDRMLHVDLLTMDFTELKLRKNPDCPVCSGKVSDIIPEKYVESCRL; from the coding sequence ATGAACGACGAGCAGATTAAGCGATACGCGAGACAGATAATAATGCCAGAGATTGGGGTCAGCGGGCAGAGAAAGCTGCTTGAGTCGAGCGTGCTTGTCGTTGGTGCCGGAGGTCTTGGAAGTCCGGCTATACAGTACCTTGCCGGTGCTGGAGTCGGGAGGATTGGGATATCTGACGGCGATGTGGTGGACATCTCCAACCTGCAGAGGCAGACCATACACGCAGGAAACCTCGGGAAGAACAAGGCCGAATCTGCAAGGGAGTTTGTGGAGAGGCTGAACCCCGACGTTGAGGTGGAGGTCTACCCGTTCCACATCTCTCCAGAGAACGCGAGAGAGATCGTGAGGGGCTATGACGTCGTACTCGACTGCACCGACAACTTCACCGCAAGGTTCCTGCTGAACGACGCGTGTGTCATCGAAGGTGTCCCTCTCGTCCATGCAGCGGTGCTGAGGTTTGAGGGGGAGATCATGACGATAGTTCCGAAAGAGAGCGCGTGCTACAGGTGCGTCTTCAGCCACGCCCCACCGCCGGGAAGCGTCCCCACGTGTCAGGAGGCTGGTGTGGTCGGAGCCACGGTGGGTGTGCTCGGAACTCTGCAGGCTATGGAGGCAATAAAGCTGATAGTTGGTGCGGGAGAGGTGCTCACCGACAGAATGCTCCACGTTGACCTGCTGACCATGGACTTCACCGAACTCAAGCTCAGGAAAAACCCCGACTGCCCGGTCTGCAGCGGGAAGGTTAGCGATATCATCCCAGAAAAGTACGTGGAGAGCTGTCGCCTATGA
- a CDS encoding ubiquitin-like small modifier protein 1, with amino-acid sequence MIRVKFPTVFAAVTGGKRRVEVEAGSVRELLDRLFEEFPGLREKLIRDGELTPFINIFVNGEDIRHLNGVETELKDGDEVAFIPAISGG; translated from the coding sequence TTGATAAGGGTAAAGTTCCCGACGGTGTTTGCCGCCGTCACCGGTGGGAAGAGGAGGGTGGAGGTTGAGGCTGGCAGTGTCAGGGAGCTGCTCGACAGACTGTTCGAGGAGTTCCCGGGTCTCAGGGAGAAGCTTATAAGGGATGGTGAACTCACACCCTTCATCAACATATTCGTCAACGGAGAGGATATAAGGCACCTGAACGGAGTTGAGACGGAGCTGAAGGATGGGGACGAGGTGGCGTTCATCCCCGCGATCTCAGGAGGTTGA
- a CDS encoding DNA methyltransferase produces the protein MRLLFYLSGEFEELARIEAETFLSVFGGAAKDSDIQILVGECSEEVSGYFHRFGLIHEVSEHLFSCTSLEELKERFESIEIPDGKVCVRVRNIGKRKVDSLRLERELGAILWRKGARISVSEPDHIIKVYFSGRIHAGALLHETDRKQFLLRRPDLKPFFRPGAILPRIARSLVNIAGIREGIVLDPMCGTGTILVEAGLMGLEFIGIEAYRVIAEGCSINLQYYGLPKNVVIGDVKNMGLRDGSVDGIVTDFPYLQSTKSLGEIHELYSSALKEFERVLRENSRAVFLTNLDVDDLVKEHFEIEYKLYQRLHKSLTRRIYVCKK, from the coding sequence ATGAGGCTACTGTTTTATCTGAGCGGAGAATTCGAGGAGCTCGCCAGAATAGAGGCCGAGACGTTCCTGAGCGTCTTTGGTGGTGCAGCCAAGGACTCGGACATCCAGATTCTGGTCGGGGAATGCTCTGAAGAGGTGTCCGGCTACTTCCACAGGTTCGGACTGATACACGAGGTGAGCGAGCACCTCTTCTCGTGCACGAGTCTTGAGGAGCTGAAGGAGCGATTTGAGAGCATCGAGATTCCTGACGGAAAGGTCTGCGTGAGGGTCAGGAACATCGGTAAAAGAAAGGTGGACTCGCTAAGGCTTGAAAGGGAGCTTGGGGCGATTCTCTGGAGAAAGGGGGCGAGGATAAGCGTTTCAGAGCCCGATCACATCATAAAGGTTTACTTCTCCGGCAGAATTCATGCCGGAGCTCTTCTGCACGAGACCGACAGAAAGCAGTTCCTGCTGAGGAGGCCTGACCTGAAGCCGTTCTTCAGGCCCGGAGCCATTCTGCCGAGGATTGCGAGGAGCCTCGTTAACATCGCCGGAATTAGGGAAGGCATAGTCCTCGATCCCATGTGCGGTACGGGCACGATTCTGGTTGAGGCAGGCCTTATGGGCTTGGAATTCATAGGAATCGAGGCCTACAGGGTTATTGCTGAGGGTTGCAGTATTAACTTGCAGTACTATGGGCTTCCGAAGAATGTGGTGATCGGTGACGTGAAGAACATGGGGCTCAGGGACGGGAGCGTTGACGGCATAGTCACTGACTTCCCCTACCTGCAGTCCACAAAGAGCCTCGGTGAGATCCACGAACTTTACAGCAGTGCTCTTAAAGAGTTCGAGAGGGTGCTGAGGGAAAACAGCAGGGCGGTTTTTCTGACAAATCTGGATGTAGACGATCTTGTTAAGGAGCATTTTGAGATCGAGTACAAGCTTTATCAGAGGCTGCACAAGAGTTTGACGAGGAGGATATATGTATGTAAGAAATAA
- a CDS encoding signal recognition particle subunit SRP19/SEC65 family protein, producing MSLQEGGSSYVIWTVNIDRKKSRSEGRRIPRRLAVPNVKLDELAKACEALGLSYEIEQKKYPRCWWEEGGRVRVEKKMKKSELMVKLAEKIREMRG from the coding sequence ATGAGCTTGCAAGAAGGAGGAAGTAGCTACGTAATCTGGACGGTGAACATAGACAGGAAGAAGAGCAGGAGCGAGGGCAGGAGGATTCCAAGGAGACTCGCCGTTCCCAACGTCAAGCTGGATGAGCTCGCGAAGGCGTGCGAGGCACTTGGCCTGAGCTACGAGATCGAGCAGAAGAAGTATCCGAGGTGCTGGTGGGAGGAGGGAGGTAGGGTCAGGGTTGAAAAGAAGATGAAGAAGAGCGAGCTCATGGTAAAACTCGCTGAGAAGATCAGGGAAATGCGAGGATGA
- the hisE gene encoding phosphoribosyl-ATP diphosphatase — protein sequence MLEELYEIIEDRKRNPVEDSYTAKLLYGEKGINGILEKLGEEMTEVILAVKDGKREEVVYEVADLLYHLLVLLSKLEIRLEEVYDELARRRK from the coding sequence ATGCTGGAGGAGCTTTACGAGATCATAGAGGACAGAAAGAGAAACCCGGTGGAGGACTCGTACACCGCAAAGCTCCTCTACGGTGAGAAGGGGATAAACGGAATACTGGAGAAACTTGGAGAGGAGATGACCGAGGTCATTCTGGCGGTCAAGGACGGGAAGAGGGAGGAGGTCGTTTACGAGGTTGCTGATCTGCTTTACCACCTCCTCGTCCTGCTTTCAAAACTTGAAATAAGGCTGGAGGAAGTTTACGATGAGCTTGCAAGAAGGAGGAAGTAG
- a CDS encoding CBS domain-containing protein gives MKQKVADYMTRNVITLKPDDTVEDAIRIIEKTGHDGFPVVDKDGRLVGYVSSMDLLRKDLNAKISDVMTRSLYVAREYMDLRDAARVMFRTGHSKLPVVDDKGRIKGIITNTDIIRSQIERADPSKVSKLKETIEKVHGTKVRVYNGEVEVDRLIPTQTKIYADELRGRIYELRRGLAEPVVVIKKGGKMFLVDGHHRAVAAKKIGMDRLDAYILEVPENVELGMEKLVRKKKIKSIRDIEVIEDVPHPLVEITFKNSK, from the coding sequence GTGAAACAGAAGGTCGCAGACTACATGACGAGGAACGTGATCACGCTCAAGCCTGACGATACCGTTGAGGACGCAATAAGAATCATCGAGAAAACCGGGCACGACGGTTTTCCTGTCGTGGATAAGGACGGCAGGCTTGTTGGATACGTTTCCTCCATGGATCTGCTGAGGAAAGACCTCAACGCCAAGATCAGCGACGTGATGACCAGATCCCTCTACGTCGCGAGGGAGTACATGGATTTGAGAGATGCGGCGAGGGTCATGTTCAGAACCGGGCATTCAAAGCTGCCCGTTGTTGACGACAAGGGCAGGATAAAGGGGATAATCACAAACACGGACATAATCAGGAGTCAGATTGAGAGGGCCGATCCGAGCAAGGTTTCGAAGCTCAAGGAGACGATTGAGAAGGTTCACGGGACGAAGGTGAGGGTTTACAACGGGGAGGTTGAGGTTGACAGGCTGATCCCGACCCAGACCAAGATATACGCGGACGAGCTCAGGGGCAGGATATACGAGCTCAGGAGGGGGCTTGCGGAGCCGGTTGTTGTGATAAAGAAGGGCGGAAAGATGTTCCTTGTTGATGGACACCACAGGGCAGTGGCTGCCAAGAAGATAGGCATGGACAGACTCGACGCCTACATTCTCGAGGTTCCGGAAAACGTCGAGCTCGGAATGGAGAAGCTCGTCAGAAAGAAAAAGATTAAATCCATCCGGGACATCGAGGTGATCGAGGACGTCCCACACCCCCTTGTCGAGATAACGTTCAAGAACTCGAAGTGA